The Plasmodium vinckei vinckei genome assembly, chromosome: PVVCY_14 genome window below encodes:
- a CDS encoding microsomal signal peptidase, putative, whose protein sequence is MPYTCYRTYLLKKYGLTKRQEGYNINVTKNRIERNFNFGGIFHSLNFIKNITLSLLFIYGVNNYVFDMTLTSGSSMYPLINKDGVILFYICDCSLRFFNELKNMAIYNYMNILYTIYNIIHRNFDNINFVKVKNTIANKIENLKNKIKSNQNVYKRGDVVLLISPINSNKRVCKRIIGIENDKLYVNDFNSFVEIPQNHIWIEGDNKLDSFDSRNYGCVNINLVIGKIFFLLDPFRSFSFINNKGNCGIEPDRFVHMSN, encoded by the coding sequence ATGCCATATACATGTTATAGAACAtatttactaaaaaaatatggattaACAAAAAGACAAGAaggatataatataaatgtaacTAAAAATAGAATTGAGAggaattttaattttggtggaatttttcattcattaaattttataaaaaatataacattaagtttgttgtttatttatggagtaaataattatgtttttgACATGACACTTACTAGTGGTTCTAGTATGTATccattaataaataaagatggggtaattttattttatatctgTGATTGCTCTTTACGATTTTTTAACGAACTGAAGAATATggcaatatataattatatgaatatattatatacaatttataatattattcatagaaattttgataatataaattttgtgaaagttaaaaatacaatagcaaacaaaattgaaaatttaaaaaataaaatcaaatCAAATCAAAATGTCTATAAAAGAGGTGATgttgtattattaatatcaccaattaatagtaataaaagAGTGTGTAAGAGAATTATTGGAATAGAGaatgataaattatatgtaaatgATTTCAATTCATTTGTTGAAATTCCACAAAATCATATATGGATAGAGGGCGATAATAAACTGGATTCTTTTGATAGTAGAAATTATGGCtgtgtaaatataaatttagtaattggaaaaatattttttctactaGACCCATTTAGaagtttttcttttattaacaaCAAAGGGAATTGTGGAATTGAACCAGATCGATTTGTGCACATGTCCAAttag